The DNA region TACGTAACGAACAATTAACCAATGAAATTGTTGGTCTAGCCATTAAAAATATGCAAGCCAGATTAGCGAAAGAAAACCAGTCAGCTTAAATTTGAAGTCCCTTTTGCCTAAAAGAAATGGAGCTATGTTATGTGTGGTCGCTATTTATATGATAAAAATGACCAAATCCTCTTCGACTATTACGAAGAAATTAACAATCGGGGCGTTGATGTATCTGACTTAAGGGATGGGACGATCTTTCCTTCTAATCAGGTAGTGACGCTTGGCGCTAATCCTGACGGGAAAATCGTTTCTGGCATTACGCGTTGGGGATTTACAGGTTTCACCCCCAGTCAATTGATGATTAACGCCCGGGTTGAAACCCTCCGCGAGAAGAAGACTTTTAGAGGGCCATTTGAAGGTCAACGGATTGTTTTCCCTATGTCAGCCTTCTTTGAATTTTCTGAAGATAAGGAAGCTTATACCTTTTCGGATTCTGGTCGGGTCATTTATGCGGGTGGTTTTTACCGGATTTATCCTGACAAAAAGACTGGGCAAAAACAAGCTGAGTCTATTATCATCACTACGGAGCCTGATGAAGTTGTTAGTCCTATCCACAACCGGATGCCTCTTTTGATTCCAGAAGGAGATATTGCTAAATGGATTTTAGATGATGACTTTGCCTTCAATTATCAAAAGCCTACACACCAACAATTAGTACCCACAAAAGTATCGTGACATTTCAATAAGATGTACTCAAAAAGCGAGCCGTTTAGATTAAAACGACTCGCTTTTTTGTTGTACATACGTGCTTATTCAAATTCACCTTTCACAAATTGT from Aerococcus urinaeequi includes:
- a CDS encoding SOS response-associated peptidase family protein, which codes for MCGRYLYDKNDQILFDYYEEINNRGVDVSDLRDGTIFPSNQVVTLGANPDGKIVSGITRWGFTGFTPSQLMINARVETLREKKTFRGPFEGQRIVFPMSAFFEFSEDKEAYTFSDSGRVIYAGGFYRIYPDKKTGQKQAESIIITTEPDEVVSPIHNRMPLLIPEGDIAKWILDDDFAFNYQKPTHQQLVPTKVS